The Glycine soja cultivar W05 chromosome 9, ASM419377v2, whole genome shotgun sequence sequence acaaactcccccaaatttacaactttgtttgtcctcaagcaaataaagaatagctcactggtccccaagtgacaaaacatgcagtgattatgtacaaaggtgtgtaATTCCCAAAATATTAGTTGCATGataacaaatgaaacaaaaatgccTTTATCAATTGCTTTTCACAAGACATGCAGTTTTACAGAGAAAAGAACATGTTAGTTAGGAACACAACTAAATGAAGCTAGGCAGGAGACAAATTTCATGGAAAGATAGTTAACCAAATTCTCACGGCCACTATATGACTCAcacacaagtgtttaagctatttagcaataacaactaacaagaggtccaatctttgtacTTCACCTCATGCCATAAAGTTAGAAATACATAAATTGAATCAGAAGTACTTTaattggcttgtaatgaggctgggctacaaaaatattggtttttctaggatgcaaaagcttgagttctaagagagcacaaatcctagactaaCCCAGTTTGTCTTTTCAATCCGCTTAGCCCATTCACTAGCCTTTCACTTGACTTTGTTTTAACAACACAcactcatttgaatttctctttttcttctttttttttttaaacacatacaattttattaatttgctaTGTGTGTTGTAGTTTCTTACCTTTAAATTTATCCATccaacaaactcccccaaatttggggcaaaATTGCCTTAAACCAATGTGCTCTCCTAAAACCTAAGCAAGGTAAATGAAGATAATAATTTCAAAGCTTAGGGTTCAATTTGAAAATTACAATTCAGCTCAAAGATGGGTGCAAATGATATCATCATTGATAAACAGGTAAGCTTTTGGTCAAGAGGCTTGTATATACAACAATAATGGCCTTCATCAAATCCACATTTatgcatttcattctaaaatttagaGATTGATACAAAAATCATAGCTCTATGCTAGTCATTCTCATAACAATTAAGTTCATACTCTCACCGggttatggttcaagctttgctttctcaatcaatctgtcCACTGACTAACATTTCTAATCGTGATCCtactttcttgttctttctcatcTACATACATGCTCATTCAAAGCTCATGACTTCAACACATGCTTCACCCTTTCATGCAATCAATTCACAACAccaatttcacaaaaaaataattatgtttgcaCTACATACTCAGATAATCAAGTCAAACTGCTTAGTATGCTTCAAGACATGCATACTACTATTCACAATCAAAAGTAACCCAATatcaccacaaaaaagaaaagtgtaCTAAAGACAtaagtataataattataattgtcaTCAAAACAAAagcaggaatttaaaattccTATGATAGGTCCTGTGACTGAGTGTCCTCATCCTGAGTGCCCTCCTCATCTGTAAGATGTAGCACATGAGTGGCCGAAGGAGCGGTAGTCAATCCCAAGACTAGTGTAGAAGGGTCCTCTGGAAGATCAAGTAATGGTGTAGGCGGGTCTGCTGGAATCTCATGCACTAGAGTAGGAGGGTCTGCTGGCTGCTAAAGAGAAGATTGATCCACCACTGGAGAAGGTGGATCTGGTGAAATATGTGTTGATCTCTCTGGAGTAGCAGCTTCCTGCCTTACCTGTGTCTCACCAACTTCAAAAATGAATGGCTCAGGGATGGTGGTCTTGGATGATGCATCCTGTACCTGCTGAGGTACCTGAGCACTGGGACCCCCACCTTCTCTCTCAAGAGAAGGCAGGGTTCCTGGCCAAGATACCTTCTCTAAAAACTGCTCCACTGTTAGAATGGATCCTGGAGGAGCTACAACCTGCAAGCTCTACATTAACAAAATTTGTCCTTTATGAGGACTCTGAAGCATGGACTCAAAGCACTAAGAGTCCTAAGTAGATGAGCCTGGAGGGGCTGGTGTAGGCGTAGTAGAAGTGGAAGGAGTTGGTAAAGTAAAAGAAGAAGGAACATCAGTTGGTCGAACCCTTGCCTTCCTTGCCCCTCTAAAGTTAACTATTAGATCATCCACATTCCAACAATTTTTCTTAATGTAGGCCAAATTAATGGTCGAGCTCAAGCTCTCATAGATCAGACTATTAGAGGTAACTCCTCTAGCTCTACATATGGCAGTGATTAAGGCTAGAAATCCAAGCCTAGAGGAGTTACTCTGAGCAATAGAAGAAATCTGATCTGAGATAAGGGCTCCAATGTTCGTGTCCATGTTGGTTACCAAGCCATAGACCAACCTAGCTCTGCCCATATTCAAATTTGAGGTGTGGTAGCTAAGTTGGAGTAAGAGAAGACACTCCATGTCTGGGCTAGTGTCATCAGATCTTTTTTTAGAAGCTTCCATGGGTTGCCCTCAGCATTCAAAACAAACCCCTTGTAGGGAATACATGGCTTGGCTTTAATCTTCTGAGGATTAGTCCTCAACCTGCAAAATCTAGAGTAGGTGGGTAAAGATTCCCCCTTCTCTAATACCACTGGAGTATGAAGGAATTGATTCAGGTTGTCTGCATCTATTTTGATCAGGTGTCCTCGTACTCTGGCTTGCTTTGGGGATTGTTCCTCTATGGTGTAtaaattagcataaaactccttcACCACAGCTACATCTATGCTTCCATCTTGAAGATTGGCGAGGCATTTGTGTAAATTCTGCCTTTCCAATTCCGCTTTAAACTCGTCAAACTCAGTATGATAAATCTGCACATTTCTCTCTAGAAGGATATTTCGATCGAGAATGTTATCGATGTATCTATTCCAAGCGTCCAAAGAATGTAATCTCCTGGTATCATACTAAGCTTGAGGTTTGGAAGCAGTGCTCTTCCTCTTCCTGGATGCCATCTACAATAAAAAGAACCCATCAGTTTATTAGACCAGAAGTTATCGAAAttgaaacagaaaataaaaactgaaattggCAACGTGCACTTAGCGAGACACTGCTAGCGTAGCACGCCTTAGGAAAAACAACACACTGGCTTAGCACAACAGAGTTGCACTTAGCCAGGTATGACATAAAATTTTTCTCTgcataattggcttagcgagatagGCACTCGCTTAGCGCAGAGCAGTTTTATTTCACACAATGGCTTAGCGAGTAGCGCCAGCTTAGCCTTATGCATGTTGCAACGAATAGCGCTTAGCCCACAAGGGCGACGCTTAGCCCAAGCAACACTtcaaaaatttgactaagttaAGTGGGTTTAGCGACtaggctcgcttagcccaatcaCTGCCACAACAAATAGCGCTTAGCCGGGACAGGCGCGGCTTAGCGCGAGGCAGTCAACTAAAAATTTGTCTAAGGtacttgggcttagcgagacagcACTCGCTTAGCCACAAGTTAGTCATTAATGATGTGTACAATGGCTTAGTGAACACAGATGTCGCTTAGCCGTGATGTTCATAATGAAGATGAACATTCAACAACCTGgttgaactcgcttagcgcatgcaTGCTGGCTAAGCGAGTTCGTCTAGAAATGTATACATTCGAGGCGtaattgatgaactcgcttagcgtatCAGTTGTGCTTAGCGAGTTTGtcgcgttttccagaaaaacacaaataaagaaGTCTTTCGACTTCCTCTTTTAGGCCTCTAATAGGCCCCTATCAGACATGCAACATTGTCTACATTATCTACACATTGAACTCCTAACAAAgtcctaatttttatttattctacaTACAATCTAAtcctaaaaatcaaatttctaacCTAATGTCTTCTATCCTAAGgtattaacaaaagaaaaagcataAATGAAGTtgggaacttacttggattgaaGATGCTTTGTGAAGATAGAATGCACAATGCAAGATGAACTCGAAGATGCAATGTGTGAATTTTAGACGATAGAGAGGTTGCAggaaagcttttgaaaaaaaatggggTAAGTGTAAGTGTAATTGTTGTTACACTTATCCATTTTTCGAGCAACTTGCTTAGCGAGTCAATccactaagcgagaaaggcgttTGGCTTTCCACCTCCTCTCTTGGCGGGCCGACACGGGCCCatttaaaattcaatctttttttAACTGCACTTAGCGCAAAGCAGCACGCTAAGCGAATTGTGTAGATAAGGaaacctgcaactctcgctaagcctgaCTCAATGCTGGCTTAGCGAATATAATGCATCCTATATACAGGGGggcatgcgcttagcgagtggttTCTAGCTTAGCACTATTTAGGCCACAAGGAATTGAGCTTAGCGCGGGTACATCACGCTTAGCTCAATTGAACTAGTAATTTGACCGCAAGGAATAATGCTTAGCGTGGGTACATCGCGCTTAGCCAACAAACATAGTGCGCTTAGCGAATGTACTCTCACTTAGACTGAATTGGGCTAAGCTCGCCCATGGCCAGCTTAGCGAGCCAATCACCTTGAGATGCAGGGGTTTGAGCGCTTAGCGCAGGCTAGCTTCGCTTAGCGAAAGAAGAAGATTCTCTCAGTGCAtgatatgcgcttagcgagtggactattttcatgaaaatgtttttaagttattttcagttcactttctcaaaacatgtagaACAACCCCCCAATATCTATGACTCATTATAAGCTGATATCCCCCTTCTCCGATGattataaagcaaattccaacttatgcaatgcatgaaaaacaaaatgaaaggaatCAGAACTGAGTTGCCTCCTAGGAAAAGCTCttttaatgtcattagcttgacgcatataCCTCAATAGGTGATATCAAATGCAAGATGGTGTTTGCCTTTTCAAACTCTCCACCATGGTACAGTTTCAATCTTTGACCATTCACCACCCATGTTCTATCAGGGTCCTGAGATTGTGGATCATACTGCACCGTAAGGCTGAACTTTCTGAATGACAAAAGGTCCAGACCATTTGGACTTCAGTTTACTAGGAAAtaatttcaatcttgaattaaaaagTAGTACCTATTGTCCTGGTTTAAAATCTCTCTTCAACAGCTTTTTATCGTGATAGGCTTTGACTCTTCCTTTGTAGAGTTTGGAAGATTCATAAGCTATCTGACACATCTCTTCTAATACCAAAAGTTGAATCTTCCTTTGCTCCATGGATGCCTTTACATCAAAATTTAGGAATTTCAGAGCCCAATATGCTTTGTGTCCCATTTCAACTGGTAAATGACATGATTTTCCATACACCAGTTGAAAAGGAGATAAGCCAATTGGGGTATTGTATGCAGTTCTATAAGCCCATAGTGCATCTTCCAATTTGATTGACCAATCCTTTTTGGTTGACGCCACTATTTTCTCTAATATCTTCTTTAATTCTCTGTTGGATACTTCAACTTGGTCATTAGTTTGAAGGTGATATGGTGATGCTACCTTATGATTCACATGATATTGATTCGACATCTTTTGAAGCTGAGCATTACAAAAATGCGAACCACCATCATAATCAAAATCCGAGGCACCCTAAATCgagcaaaaatatttttctttataaacttTACCACAGccttagcatcatttcttggaGTGGCCACagcttccacccatttagacATGTAATCAACAGCCACCAAAATGTACTCATTACTTGCAGATGAAGGGAAATGACCCATGAAATCAATACCCCAGCAATcaaaaacttcaacttccatAATGTTTTGAAGAGGCATCTCATTCCTTCAGGAAACTCCCCCCATTCTTTGGCATTGATCACACTTCAAGACATGGTGATGGGCATCTTTGAAGAGtgttggccagaaaaatcctaaCTGTAAGATCTTAGCCATTTTTTTGTCTCCACCATAATGCCCTCCACATGGTGAATTATGACAGTGTCACAATATACCCTTGGCTTCCTCACTTGTCACACATCTTCTAAGGAGATTATCTACACCTACCTTGAACAAGTGTGAATCATCCCATATATAAAATCGAACATCATGGAAAAATTTCTTCCGCTGCTGCCAAGTGAGGTCTTTAGGGATGATACCAGCTGCCTTGGAATTGGCCATGTCAGCAAACCAGGGTCTCTCTGCAATTAAAAACAAAGATTCATCgggaaatttatcttttatttcagcTTCCATTAAAGTGACCTCTTCATTGACTAGTCTGGATAGGTGGTCTGCTACCACATTTTCAGATCCTTTCTTGTCCCtgatgactaaatcaaattcttgGAGTAACAATATCCATCTGATCAGCCATGGTTTGGAATCTGCTTTGcgcaacaaatatttaattgatgcATGATCAGTGTAAATTACTATCTTTGACCCCACCAAGTAAGATCAGAATTTCTCAAGTGCGTAAACGATTGCCAGCAATTCTTTCTCAGTTGTGGCATAATTGATTTGAGCATCATTCAACACTTAACTAGCATAATAAATGGTATGAAAAATTCTGCCCTTTCGCTGTCTCAGCACAGCACCTACtgcataatcacttgcatcacacattaATTCAAACTCTTGCCCCCAGTCTAGTGCTGTAATTATAGGAGCAGAGACTAACTTAGCTTTGAGGGTATTAAAGGCTTCTAAACATTCATCATTAAACACGAACACATCATCATTGTTTAGCAGATTACTCAGTGGTTTGGCGATTTTGGAAAAATCCATGATAAATCGCCGATAGAATCCAGCATGACCCAAAAAACTCCATATGCCTTTAACATTAACTAGAGGGGGAAGTTTATCAATAACATCAATCTTTTCTTTATCCACCTCAATTCCTCTTCTAGAAATCTTGTGTCCCAGCACAATgccttcttgaaccatgaagtgGCATTTCTCCCAGTTGAGCACCAAATTAGACTCCTTACACCGTTGTAACACTTTCTCTAGATTTGCTAGGCAATTTTCAAAAGATGCATCGAAAACagagaaatcatccataaagactTCAATACATTTCTCTACCATGTCAGCAAAAATTGCCATCATGCATCTCTGGAAAGTAGCTGGGGCATTACATAAACCGAAAAGCATGCGACGATAAGCAAATATACCAAAGGGACATGTAAAAGTTGTCTTTTCTTAGTCCTGGGGATCCACTGCAATTTGATTGTAGCCCAAATATCCATCTAAGAAACAATAGAAAGATTGCCCTGCAAGTCTCTCAAGCATTTGGCCCATGAAAGGAAGTGAGTAATGGTCTTTCCTGGTGGCTTCATTCAGCTTTCTGTAATCAATACACATCCTCCACCCAGTGACTGTTCTTGTAGGAATTAGCTCATCTTTGTCATTCTTTATCACTGTCATACTTCCCTTTTTCGGAACAACTTGAACAGGACTAACCCATGAACTGTCTAAGATTGGGTAGATAAGTCCTGCTTCCAACAACTTGAGCACTtccttccttacttcttctttcattATTGGATTCAGCCTTCTTTGAGGTTGTCTCACGGGCTTGGAATCAgctttcatattaattttgtgCATACAATATAATGGACTGATCCCTTTTAAATCAGAGATGTGTCAACCAATAGCGGCTTTGCAACTTTTCAGAATCTGAACCAGTtgatcctcttctttcttctgcaAGGAGCTGCTAATTATTATAGGTTTAGCCTCATTGTCCTCCAAAAATACGTACTTCAAATGTGCTGGAAGGGTCTTCAATTCTACTTTGGGCTTTTCCATTGGTGTACTGTTTTCTAATGCTTTAAACATCACATGACCAGCAGACTTATCTTCTGGACCATCCAGCTCTTCAATACAAGCTAGCTCTTATCCTTTATTTTCACTGACTAGGAATTTTGTCACATTGTCGAATCCTTCCTCCAAAGGAGACTGCAATACCATGGCTGAGGCTGTTAATTCTATCTCCTGTTCCAGCATTTCTTCTTCAAAACAAGCTTCACTATTATCTGGGTGTTCCATTGCTTCAAATAAGTTAAAGGAGATCTTCTGATCCTCTACACTTAGTTCCAATTTACCTTTACCCATGTCTAATACACAACTAGCAGTTGACAGACAGGGTTGTCCTAGAATGATTGGAACCTCATGGTCTTCGTGCCTTTCTTCTTTGACAATCAGTTGATGAGGAGATGTCTTAACTTGTAGATTATTTTCTTGTTAAGTGTGTACTTGTGAGCATTGCTCCTATTGTTATACtttctcctcatcttcttcttttctaCCCACAGCTTGAGTCACTTCTTCCACAAGCTTACCAACTTGAATTTCTGTACTTTTAAATGCTCATTGAATGTATTCAATTGTATCCTTGAATTGCATCAACAAATTGTCCAGATGGAAACCTCTTTCTGCCTCATTTTGATAGTAGGTTTGTAACTCTAGTTCCCTTTTATAATCTTCTAAAGAATAGCTCTTGCCAAAATGAATCTCATGTTATTTCATTGAATTTTGATAAGCTTTATAACTAGCATGATATGCCATAAATTCTTCAAACAAACTTTCAAGATCAGGAgctctttcttcttcataatGATTATAAGGATTAAACTCCTGTCTCCACCCAGAATTATTCGTGGAATAGAAATAACAATTGTCCTTCTAATGCTCTCTTCgacaaaaatcacaatttatctgtgaaacaaaaataataatctccATAATGCGGAATCAGAAGATTGAACTTCTTCGTCTAAAATGGAAGCTACTGTCCTATCTTGCAACAATTTCCTTCTCCTTTCGGCTTTGTTCCTTCTTAACGTGGCTTCAATTtccaagtccagaggaactaaattacctgtaggagatctatgcatataaaacactGATAGGAACAACGGTTAtccaattcaaaaagaaaacaactatAAACAAAACACGTATTCACAAGTAATAAACGAATAACAAATAGACACTTAGAGAACTAAACTAAACTTCCCAAATAGAAAGAATTTCCTCGACAATGGTGCCATAAACTTGTTCAACGGCCGCCAAGTGCACTGAAtcgtgcaagtagtataaaacggtaagagaATACCAAGTATtgaactctcagggaacttgttttacttggtaaagttgTGGTTCAGTAAATAAGTGCCTTTGGATGAAAGTTTGGTGCATGGTATGGACAAGTATGCAACTAAACAATTCAAAAGTAAATCATGTGAGTAGTGGTGTGTGAAGACAGATAAAgaacgtgttggtcttcctactggATGACTGATGTTATTAAGtatgttctctatctaacaatgttcatgtgttctatgttgtctcctggactactaaaccccgatgtctGGTGCATGTTTAGCataatcctaatcaagcatcgtcctcaaatccctcttattagaCTAAACTTAACCAGAACCGTATTAAGatataacataacaaaaactaaGCTATCGTACCCCGATGTCTCGTGAAAATACGATAAGCTAGccccgtcctatcaagttctaaggatcaaaccatttcccaatgttgagtgaccctaactaagcatgcaagtgtgtgatcaaggcaaaggcatactagaattaagtactgatagcacagtgaactcataaaacatcattagatagatatgaaagtatttacatcaagtaccccataggaagaaccaactgaggatttagctctccatagcaaggaagcttcctttacaacaatgagaagagaagatgaaagatagaagaaatacaagtagtggggatgtctcctccacctctagaaacctcacaatctcTCAAAATCTCATCCAAAGTTCCACAAgacggcttcctcttcaagctcagttCTCTCTCAGTTGCTCCACAACCAAAAACTCCAAAAAACTCAACTCCCCTTCAGAAATCGTGATTTCAGCTTAAATAGGCACTCCTGTTGGTGGACATGCACTTAGCGGAAGATGAGCTCGCTTAGTGCACGTAAGTGACTTCTAGCTTAGCGCTAGTCACACTCGCTCAACCTGAAGGTGAAgatggtgcgcttagcgagttggcCTTCACTCAGCGCCTCTATACAACTCAACCTCCTTCCAGAATTGTCCATGCGCTTAGCCACCAGATTGGGCGCTTAGCGAATGATGCGCTTAGCCCGAAGATaagtggcttagcgagttcatgaaATCTACACTTCACTAATCCTGCCTATTTTACCTAAAATTAAAGtggaataattatttaatacacAAAACTGGGATACAAGGTACCTATTACCTAAATTATCAAGAAGTAATTACAATATTACAAAAAGAATCATAAATGGGAGGAGTCATATACAATTTACAAtagtttttttacacaaaagttagtcgcaTTGACCAACTAACAGGAACTAGTAAGCTAAAGCTTGGCAACATAGCAATTGATTTGGTTGTACCCATATGTTTAATGTAGCAATTTCTTGATTCTTCCAGCTTATGTGTTACATATACTAATAATACTATAGGACATTCCAATTCCAATGGCTATCCCTTTTTCTCTCTTGGATGTTATGTCAAGGTTTACGAGTTTGGTTTCGTATATGACGAAGGCCCTCTATCATTCTATCATGTCCTTGTCTATTTCCTTTCATGAAATCAGAATATTTTTGGACTATTTCCATGTTTTTTTCTGTACATTAATGTACTGAGATTGAGTATATTAATGCTGAAGTTTTAGCTAAAAGAGCATCTTAATTGTTTGTCTTCGAGTTTGATTATTTCACCCTCATGGAGATTGAATGCTTATTGTGCCTTTGTGTTTACAGTGACCCTCGAGCTCACTTGCACTATGCCTTTGTGTCTTCAATCTCTGTGAAGCAACGCCGGAGAAGTTGATCAGTGAAGTTTCCATCAAAGGTAAGTACCACTGTCCgtgaaacatttttttccttccatGATAGAAAAATGGTTGAACCCAACATTTAGTAATTCATATGCTACCGTTGTCCGCCTATTTTTGTGCCTTTGTGTTTGCCTTGTTGAATTTAGTTATCGGTTTAGTTCAActcaaaatagtttttagaACTAACCTAGGTTAGGTATGTTGGGTCTTTAAGATCGATGGTTTGAAGAACTCAATGTAGgcttataattttaagaatttcccCTTATCTTTCTTAGTCTCCCCTTCTCACTTTGCAGTTAGGTGGCTACTACGACAACCATGATGACAAGGTCTCATCTCATCTTGTTACCATCTCTCTGCTAGCTTCCTTTTTTCTCTTGCCCACTCTCTCTCTACATCTCTCttactcattttctttttctctccctcCACATCTCTCTTGCCCACTCatgttctttttctctctccacaTCTCATTTTACAGTTAggttttttcagttttattttgagACTAAGGCATGATGACTTGTAGCTAAAATGTGCAAACACGATGTTTGATTTGGCTTTCCTGATTTTGGGGGTTTAAAATTGTTTCATAATTTACATTAAAGCATTACTTGTCATCTTAAATTTGGGAGTTTAAACTATAAGAGAACACACTATCAGCTACATCAGTAGATTTtcttaacatcaattttgtggaccataattaattatttccaaattagaggactaaaaaatcacttaaattcaagggactaaaaaaattacttttcaatCTAAGGGACCAAAAGAGTCTAACTTTGTTTACTACATCAACAAGGAGTCTAACtttgttagtaattttttatttggaggacaaaaaacaaaaatgacttAAATTTGAGGGATTAGAAacttatttaaacttttttttttaattaaaccgACGAATttggttaaaattttaacaaatggATTTGAATAATTCATGGATAGTCAACTCATTTATACTTCAGAAGAACAACCAagcaatgaaagaaaaagaaaaaataagaaagaagcaACACTCTTAATTGATAGATGATAATTGAAAATCCAATGCTTCTAGGTTTCATACTTGGTCTTAATTTGAGTGACACTGAGAACTAGTATTTAGCAAGATACAAAGGGAATGGCATGAGTCTTGATTTTAGGACACAAATCAGGGGTTCAAATCttgaaagaataaatgaagGTCCCTCTTCCATGTCAATAGAACCAAAATACCCTCCTTTTTCTTCAGCCTTCAATTCAAAGCATTAAATCATAACAGCAAGGGTGGTGTGAGCAACCTTTAGTGCTAGTGAAGCTCTAGGACACCCTTTTCTTCCACTCCCAAAAGGCAAACGTTGATAATGCTGTCCCCTGACTCCAACTTGACCCATTTTTCCACTCTCATTATCATTGCTAAGAAACCTTTCAGGCCTAAACTCAAGAGGGTCATCCCAGTACTTTGGATCCCTACCAATAGCCTACACATTAGTGAAAACCTGAGCCTTTGCTGGAATGTCATATCCAGCAATGGTGCAATTCCCAGTTGACTCTCTCAATACAAATGGAGATGGAGGGTGAAGCCTTAGTGTCTCCTTCACTATGGCTTGGAGATAAGGAAGATTATCTATATTTGTTTCCATTACCATTTTTTCTTTGCCAATGATAGAGTCAATCTCCTTCCTTGCTTTCTCCATGACAGTCGGATGGTTAATTAGTTCTGCCAGTGAGCATTGTAGAGTAACTGTAGTTGTGTCTATCCCTCCTATGAACATATCctgagaaataataaaaataaattattaccaAGAGtcattgtgttaaaaaaaaggtgGAATGACAAGAGAACTCAATTTTCACAACTCTGActaattaagatgcaaagataTTGGTAAGTGTACTTGCTGAATTGATGTAGATGGAGTTATTTTTACAACATAACTTCATCTATCCTATCTTtctattattagtttttctgaattttttttactcttataTGTAACAGTTGTTATTAGGTTCAACTTTATATGAGATGAACTAATTTGGATAGTATGTTTAATGTTGTGAAGTGATTTGTTGTCATGTTTctcatttttagatttgtttaacTAATGTTTCCTTATATTGCCAGAACAATAACATTGCTGTTATGGTTTGATATGATCTTAATATCTATGTTCTTGTGGTAGAAACTGTATAAGTACAAactcatcttttgattttaagtCTAATATTGAGCAGTGTTGCTTTGTTGGTGTCTCCCAATGTAGTCATATGTATCTAGAATTGTACAAGTAAAAAGTCATCTGGAAACCACTGTCTCTGTCTCACTCTCAACTCAAACAGTCACAAGCAAGGAGGATGAAGAAGGAATTGTAGCTGAATTTCCCATCTCACCCTCATACATAGTCCTTAAGGTAAGAAAAACAAGTTGAAAATGTTAGGGTCGAAAAACAAGTTGTTGGCTTAAGAACCCCTTGATATTGATAGCACTGATTGAAAAGATTAAGtagttataaattatagaaatataacatcaaatatcacctgaaaattttaaatatacca is a genomic window containing:
- the LOC114368258 gene encoding cytochrome P450 93A3-like produces the protein MKDDMQVAMKIQYPGVADSINSDIENGTLLGGQDVAVKRLLGVSTQGLHEFKNEYLKELDELRTQLVATRATADLKTKELAQEWLHAEEWLQLKLKTKEFKAKYKYEATDMFIGGIDTTTVTLQCSLAELINHPTVMEKARKEIDSIIGKEKMVMETNIDNLPYLQAIVKETLRLHPPSPFAIGRDPKYWDDPLEFRPERFLSNDNESGKMGQVGVRGQHYQRLPFGSGRKGCPRASLALKVAHTTLAVMI